TAATAAACTCCGGTTGATTCTTCTTTCCGAACAACCGATCGTGCTTAATTTAATTACACCTTGATCAGGCCTGCTAAACATTGTAGTCATCAGCTTTCTAATAATTCCCATCAGTTAGGTAGAATCACACACCAGCTAGCTCTCCGGATATGTTTCAGCAGATAATGAGCTCCGCTGGGGCCCACCGCCCCTCCAGCTGGTATATATAACACCGAAAGTGGTGGTGCAATCGAGTGCACTAAAGCTAGCCATTGCATGCTGTAGTGGGATATCTCTCAATTCTGCAGTGCCACCATTGCTGCTGCAAACAAGCGGACATATACAGAGGGAGGAGTGGAGTAGCTAGACGATGAATAGAGAAGATCACATGGAGATcatcaaggaggaggaagaggcagCTGTGGATGAGGTGATGGAACTGTCGATGGCGACGTCTCGGTTCAGGAGGATCTGCGTCTTCTGCGGGAGCAGCCAGGGCAAGAAGAAGAGCTACCAGGACGCTGCCGTCGAGCTCGGCGAGGAGCTGGTgcgtcttcttctttctcctcgtCATCTCGTTAGACGACAGTTGCATCATCTTTCAGCTAGCTTTCAGCTTTCATCTTGTGCCTCTGTTAAGCTGAAATGCCTTTGCTTTTCCTCCTCCTGATCAACGGTAACATGGATCCTAGTCCGCGCGAAGACATTTACCGTGTTTTCGTTCTAGCTTTGTGGTAGCAACTCTACGCTGCGCTTCAGGTCTTCAGTGTTAAATTATACAAGTATATGCATTAACCGCTTATGTAGGTCGAGCTGTAGAGCTGAATTCCAGCAGAAAAACCCTATTTCCATTTTCACAGTAATGCATATATACATCCGATCGAGATACCTCGCTCGGTACTGCAAATATATGCACTGAAACTACTGCTCGCCCTTTTTATTTGTATCAGAGACGATGAGtttaaattttaattttgcaGGTTTACACATGATACTTTTCGTGTATTACAATAAGTAGATTTCTTTTGAtatatttgaaacactataCCATGTGCTTTTCACAAATAGGGACCCATTCTCCTGCACCATATTCTCCTCACTCATATAATATTGATGCTCCACTAGCTACTTCTTTCCCATGCATTTGCTGAATTTATTTCAGTTCCTTTGAAAATGATCTCAGTGGTTACCATCAGCAAGCtcctccatgcatgcatgcattcacTGAATTTTGAGCAAATTTTGGCGCTTCACACATTCTCAGTTTCAGTCATTCTCCACCTCATGACATTGTACACAGTTGTTGCAAACAAAATAAACATGTACATAGATCACTGCATTCTACAGTACGTAGCTACAAGTATATAGAGTAGAAATGCCCATCAAGTTAACTAGTTCCATTAGAATTGTATATCACTAGAATTGCCATTGTAGGTCTCAAGGAACATTGATCTGGTCTATGGCGGGGGAAGTGTCGGGCTAATGGGCCTGGTCTCTCGAGCAGTCTACAACGGAGGGAGGCACGTCATCGGGTACGTAAACAGCAATGATGCCATGATGGTCTTCAGCACTACTAGCACACATGCATGAAAAGAATAGCCAGAAAACTTTGTAAAACCGTGACAAAAAGAGTTGGATTGGTCGCATCCTCTCTGGTGCTAAATGTTATATAATTTGTCATCTCATTTGTCGATCCCTTGTTTATGTGCAGGGTGATTCCCAAGACCCTCATGCCGAGAGAGGTACGGCAACCACGCTCTCACGCCTCCCAAAAACACTGTCATTGTTTAATCGCATACAATGATTCCCATGAATTCGACAAAGCATGCATGGAAGATCAgattctttttagtttttccTAGTACTTATATTATCTGAAATTTTAATAACTAATGTTAATTATGTATGCACTATGTACTGAAGAACTGTTTTTAGCAGCACTGAGGTGTAGATGAACTTAACGTGTTTAGATGTTGAAAGTGGAAAGGAGGATGCAATCCTATCTGCTCTGGTCTGAAAGATCACATGGAATGTTCAGTGAAAATCCTATCTGCTCTCGCTGATCCTGACTGCTGCTTCTAGTGTCTGCCCCTTTGTTCATAAGGCTTTGATCCTTTAAGCGGATAATGACTTTATTAACAAAAAGAAACGTCCCTCGCATTTTCTTTTTGTCCCCCACAACAACACCATCATTACTTCTCCTGAACCATGCCGGCCCTGCTGCcctgaataaaataaaatatgtcACAGCCACCCTTTCTGGTTAATTAGGCTATGGAGTGTTGATtgcaggcatgcatgcatgtttgctTGTGTGTGCAGATAACAGGTGAGACGGTTGGGGAGGTGAAGGCCGTGGCAGATATGCATCAGAGGAAGGCTGAGATGGCTAGGCAATCAGATGCCTTCATAGCACTCCCTGGTACAGTAACTTCTTTTTACTAATCAAGCTGACTTAGTCAACAGGTAGATGCAATTCACCTTTTACTGTCCTTTTCTCTCCCTTGGTCATGTCGCAATGTCACATATGCACTCGATCCATGCGTAGTGGAAGCGTGAGTCGAAAGTTGTGTAAAGCAGGATGCATGAGGTACTTTGACTTTAGATTGACCACCCAAGTTTGCCTGCCTGGATTGGTTGGTGCAGATCCTTGTGTGCATGGGTTTCACATTCACTTTATGGAAATTCAGGTTCCTTTCTGGTCCAATTGGGGCAGTTGATGAAGCATATAATTTTGGGTACCAACTGTTGACGTGACCATTAATATGGTAGTTGCTTCAGTTATCCAAGCAATAGTCAATATGTGCTCAGAATCACTAATCAGCATCCATAGTTCTGACAGACAAACTAAAATGTTCGTTCGGTTATGCAGGGGGCTATGGAACGCTTGAAGAGCTACTGGAAGTGATCGCATGGGCGCAGCTTGGCATTCACGACAAGCCGGTACTGATCTACTACGATAGCTCTTCAGTGTCTGCACCTCATGCACTGAAGATTCACGCACTGCGTACCACAGTCACAGATGTTTTTACAGTTGTGTTTTTCGGATCGATGTTACAGGTTGGGCTGCTAAATGTGGACGGGTACTACAACTCTCTGCTATCCTTCATCGACAAAGCCGTGGAGGAAGAGTTCATCAGTCCGACCGCTCGCCACATCATCGTCTTGGCTCCAACACCAAAAGAACTGCTCGACAAGTTAGAGGTGACCCTACCTGACAGAAATCCCTGGACGAGAAAGAACAGTTGACTTTCAGTACAGTGTATAAGCTGTACTGTTTTTGGTGCATGACACTGAAGAAAGGAGAGCATCAGCTGACATTTTATCTGATCCTGGTTCACAGGAGTACTCCCCTCGGCACGAGAAGGTGGTGCCGAAGATGAAGTGGGAGGTGGAGCAGCTGAGCTACTGCAAGAGCTGCGAGATCCCGGGGCTCAAGGAAGGGACGAAGCCGATCATCCAGGCGCAGCGAGGATCCATGCTCTGAAGTCTGATGTCTGAGCGTGAGCGGTAGCTACTACGTACTCGCCAGTGGCCATTTAGGTTTCTCTACAGGCCTGCGCAGGTGTGGTGATGTAGGAGTTAGCTGCGCCGGCTGCGGAGAGAATTTATTATTGCTTAATTTTAATTCCTGTAACTTGGGGTAGAATGCGCCCAGCGTTGGTATGCACCGATTGATCGGTCCACTATGGGCTATATATATCAGCTGTATTAATCCTGTAGAGATGACATTTTTAAGTGTGTTAACTCGAGCTTCTAACTAGCAAAGGCCGGAGTCGTTGCTTTACTGGATTGTTTAAAAAAGGAGGAGACTCCTTGCTCTAAGAAGATGCTTGTGTGCACTCAGCAGTACTCCAACGTGCACTGCTC
This portion of the Setaria viridis chromosome 7, Setaria_viridis_v4.0, whole genome shotgun sequence genome encodes:
- the LOC117863149 gene encoding probable cytokinin riboside 5'-monophosphate phosphoribohydrolase LOGL6, with translation MNREDHMEIIKEEEEAAVDEVMELSMATSRFRRICVFCGSSQGKKKSYQDAAVELGEELVSRNIDLVYGGGSVGLMGLVSRAVYNGGRHVIGVIPKTLMPREITGETVGEVKAVADMHQRKAEMARQSDAFIALPGGYGTLEELLEVIAWAQLGIHDKPVGLLNVDGYYNSLLSFIDKAVEEEFISPTARHIIVLAPTPKELLDKLEEYSPRHEKVVPKMKWEVEQLSYCKSCEIPGLKEGTKPIIQAQRGSML